The following are from one region of the Terriglobales bacterium genome:
- a CDS encoding class I SAM-dependent methyltransferase has protein sequence MAQDLYRKFQAMPSMGGGAPAPSGSSERIPRHSTGLGEFTRMLAGQEEMRILDLGPTSPTNIARLTGLGHKAYNEDILLASSSPAYAARTDEGKPTINVDRFLVENLTYTTTLFDAVLCWDIPDYLPEAVVRPAVERLHRVTKTGGVLLAFFHTRDAGPDAPYYRYHIVGDDQLELQQGPRFRLQRIFNNRNIEKLFQEFASIKFFLARDNVREVLVVK, from the coding sequence CCCGCCCCGTCCGGCTCCAGTGAGCGCATCCCGCGGCATTCCACCGGACTCGGCGAGTTCACGCGCATGCTCGCGGGGCAGGAAGAGATGCGCATCCTCGACTTGGGCCCCACCTCGCCCACCAACATCGCCCGCCTCACCGGACTGGGCCACAAGGCCTACAACGAGGACATCCTGCTGGCTTCGAGTTCCCCCGCCTACGCCGCCCGCACCGACGAGGGCAAGCCCACCATCAACGTGGACCGTTTTCTGGTGGAGAACCTCACCTACACCACCACGCTGTTCGACGCCGTGCTGTGCTGGGACATCCCCGACTATCTTCCTGAGGCGGTAGTGCGGCCGGCGGTCGAGCGGCTGCATCGCGTCACCAAGACGGGCGGCGTGCTGCTGGCGTTCTTCCATACCCGCGACGCCGGCCCGGACGCGCCCTACTACCGCTACCACATCGTGGGCGACGATCAGCTGGAGCTGCAACAGGGTCCGCGCTTCCGTTTGCAGCGCATCTTCAACAACCGCAACATCGAGAAGCTCTTCCAGGAGTTCGCTTCCATCAAGTTCTTCCTCGCCCGGGACAACGTGCGGGAAGTCCTGGTAGTGAAGTAA